The Salegentibacter sp. Hel_I_6 region AGCCCGGAAAATTTAAGGATTTCCCGGGTTTGTTCTTTATGTGGCTTTATGTAAAACTTATGCCTTTCGATAGCGGGAATGTAAGCAATTCCAAAGAAGGAATTACTAAAATCCTAACTTTTCCGGTTCCATATGTTGTGGACGTTTACCAAATTTCCTGGTGTCTTCTTTGCTTAAAATCTTAAAATCATCGGTATGACTTAAGCTGTCTAAATTATCTCGCAAGACTTTTGGCAGTTTGGTAAGTTTTCTTTCTTTTAAATCAATCCAGGCGCCCATCATTTCACAACTGGCAAAGTTTCGGCCTTTTTCATCATAAAAATTATGTAGAAACTCAAAATACATTCCGTCTTCCGCAAGCCCTTTTAATTGCAGTGTTACTTTAATAGGTTTCCCGGCAAAAACTTCTTTAAAATAATAAATATGCTCATAAAATACCACAGGCCCTATATTGTTTTTTGCCAGTTCTTTTTGTCCAAATCCATTTTCCATTAAAAATGCCATTCGGGTATGGCTCATAAAATTCACGTAAGCTGTATTGGCTAAATGCCTGTTGGCGTCTATATCACTCCAACGAATCTCAAATTCTTTGGTATACATTTTTCTCTAATTTTTCATAAAATTAAGCATAAATATTATGCATGCATAATTATTTCAGAATTAGCTTTCTATAATATCCTTAGATAAATGCTTTTCTTCCGTTAACTTCCAATATCAATTTTCAAAAGATGGCGTTCAGCAGTATTTAAAGAATCTTGTTTAATTAATATTATCCTGCTTAACTTTGCCAACTATGCCATTGATAAAAACCAAATATAAAGCCCCGGCTTTTTTTAGAAACGCTCATATATCAAGTATCTATGCTGCTACTTTGCGAAAAGTAGATTTTAGTTTTATTTGCCAAAACCGTATTGAACTAAGCGATGGTGATTTTCTAGATTTAGAACGCAGTTTTTATTCCCCACAAAATAACAAGATTATAATTTTGCTTCACGGCCTGGCAGGAAACGCCAACCGGCCTTACATGTTGGGAATGGCAAAAAAATTTAAGGCAAAAGGCTGGGATGTTGCCTCTATGAACTTTAGAAGCTGCAGTGGTGAGATGAACAGGCTTTATCGCAGTTATCACGCAGGTGCTATCGAAGATCTGGAAGCGATAATCGCCCATTTACAGCGAGAAAATAAATATTCTGAAATTGGATTGGTGGGTTTTAGTCTTGGTGGGAATCTCATGATGAAATATTTAGGGGAACAGAATAATATCCCTTCAGAAATTAAATCGGCAGTGGCTATTTCTACACCTTGCGATCTTGGTGCTTCTTTAAAGGAACTCGATAAAACCCATAATTTCCTTTATTCAAAACGTTTTATTAAGAATCTGAAGAAAGAATTACAACTTAGGCAAACTCATTTTCCATCAGAAATTAGCAAGGAGGAAATCACACAATGCAATTCTCTACTGGCTATAGATGAACTATATACAAGCAAGGCGCATGGATTTAAAAATGCATCAGACTATTACAAAAAATGTAGCTGCATTGGATTTCTGCCTAATATTAAAATTCCCACGCTACTGCTAAATGCAAAAAATGATTCTTTTCTTTCGCCAAATTCTTATCCGGTAGAGCTCGCAAAAAATTCCAAATTTCTTCATCTTGAAATTCCAAAACACGGTGGCCACGTAGGCTTTATTCAGCATAAAAATGCTTATTACCAAGAAGAACGCACCCTGGAATTTATAACGCAAGAGAGATCGAGAATTTTAGAATCTATAAAATAGGCTTTAGCCGGCTTTGCCCTGCTACAGAATTGATTATCTTTGCGCAAGCTTAAAAATCACGCATGATTCAGTCAATGACAGGTTTTGGGAAAAGCATAACGCAGCTTCCATCCAAAAAAGTTACCGTAGAGATCAAGTCGCTTAACAGCAAAAACCTTGATGTAAACGCCAGGATTCCTTCGCAGTACCGCGAAAAAGAACTTCAACTAAGAAACACAATTTCAAAATCGCTCACTCGAGGAAAAGTGGATTTCTCCCTTTTTGTCGAGATCACCGGCGAAGAAACTACCGCTTCTGTTAACCGGGGCGTGGTGAAAAATTACATGCAGCAGTTGAAAAGTATTGTTGAAGGCGATGAGACCGAATTGCTGAAAATGGCAGTAAGAATGCCTGATGCTGTTACCACCGAACGTGAAGAAATAGACGAATCTGAATTTAAAGCAATTGAGACGGCGGTGATTGAAGCACTTGAAGAAATCACCCAGTTTAGAAAAGATGAAGGCGAAGCATTAGAGAAGGATCTTAAGCTTAGGGTGAATAACATTGAAGCCTTACTTAAGCAAGTGATTAGAATAGATCCTGAACGTGTAGATGCTGTGAAGGAACGCCTTAGAAAAGGTGTAGCTGATCTTAAAGAGAATGTAGACGAAAACCGTTTTGAACAGGAATTGGTCTATTATATTGAAAAATTTGATATTACAGAAGAAAAAGTAAGGCTGGAGAATCATCTTGCTTATTTTAACGAAAGCATAAATTCTCCCGATTCTAACGGAAGAAAGCTAGGTTTTATCTCCCAGGAAATGGGTCGTGAAATCAACACAATTGGTAGTAAATCTAACTACGCTCCTATGCAACAATTGGTGGTGCAAATGAAGGACGAGCTGGAAAAAATAAAAGAACAACTATTAAACGTACTTTAAATGAGCGATGGTAAACTTATCGTCTTCTCGGCACCATCTGGATCGGGAAAAACAACGATAGTCCAACATTTATTGAAACATAAAGAACTAAACCTTGAATTTTCGACCTCGGCTACTTCACGAGCACCAAGAGGCGAAGAAAAAGACGGGCAGCATTATTACTTTCTTTCTTTAGAAGATTTCAAAAAGAAGATAAAAAACGACGAATTCCTGGAATGGGAAGAGGTATATCGCGATAATTTTTACGGAACTTTAAAAAGCGAAGTAGAACGCATTTGGTCTCACGGAAAAAATGTGATTTTTGATATTGATGTTGTAGGCGGGCTGGATATTAAGAATATTTATCCCGAAAAAACCCTGGCTGTATTTGTAAAACCTCCAAGTATTGAAGAATTAAAAATTCGCTTAAAAAAGCGAAAAACAGAAACCGATGATAAGATAAGTATGCGTGTTGCGAAAGCTTCTATTGAACTTGCAACGGCTCCGCAATTTGATTTTATTATTGAAAACCATCATTTGGATACCGCACTTCAGGAAGCTTATGACCTTGTGGCAAGCTATTTGGGTGCAGAAAAAAAGAATGATATAAGCTGAATTAAAAAGTTGCAAAGGCCAATAGCAGTTGGCAATAAGCATAATTCTAAATATACCATGAACAGAAAAGTCGGATTGTTTTTTGGGACTTTCAACCCTATTCATATTGGGCATCTTATCATTGCCAACCATATGGCCGAGTTTTCTGATTTAGATGAAGTATGGCTGGTGGTCACTCCGCATAATCCGCATAAAAATAAAAATACACTTTTAGAAAATCATCACAGGCTGGAAATGGTATACAAAGCTTGTGAAGGCTATGAGCATTTAAAGCCTTCTAATGCTGAATTTAGCCTACCACAGCCCAACTATACCAGCACTACTTTGGTGCATCTTCAGGAGAAATATCCTACCAATGAATTTTGCCCAATTATGGGAGAAGACAACCTGAAAACTTTCCATAAGTGGAAGAATTACGAGGTGATCTTAGAAAACTATGAAATATACGTGTATCCCAGAATTTCTGGTGGCAAGGTTGAAAATGAATTTAAAGATCATCTTAAAATTAAACGGGTAGCAGCGCCGGTGGTAGAGATTTCATCTACATTCATTAGAAAATCTGTAAAGGAGGGGAAATTTATAAAACCTATGCTACCTGACGCGGTTTGGGAGTATATTAAACTGATGAATTTTTTTAAATAGATAAAAACAAAAGACTGTTTAAAAGTCTAATTTTAGTCGTTCGGGTTAGCTGATTGAACCTACTTTTTTCATTGTGGAACTACAAGCTATAGGACGTCGTCTGCCCTCAATATAACAACCTCAAAAATTTTAAACAGTCTTTAACCTTTATTTCTGCTCCAGGCGGGGAATTCGTAAAACCTGCCCGGGATATATTCTATCTGGATCTTTAAGCATTGGTTTATTGGCTTCAAAGATCATTGTATACTTATTTGCATCACCATAATGCTCTTTGGCGATCTTGCTTAAATTTTCACCTCGTTCTACCGTATGAAAACCGGCTTCAGGAGATTCAATTTTAACGGCTAACCTATCATCTACCTTAGCAATTCCTTCAGAATTACCAACTACAAGCACTATTTTTTCTCGTACCGCCTGAGTATCGGCAAGACCATAAATTATTGCTGTGTTTCCTTCAATGTCAATTACCGGATTTTCTACGGTTAAGCCAAGCCCTTTTATAGTGTCCAGCAATCTTTGAGAAGCTTTAGCATTCTCTTTTCTTATAATTTCCTTTTTCGCTTCAGTGATTTCTATATTCTCTTCTTCTTTTTCTTTATCCTTACCAAAGAGTTTTTCTCCGGCATCCTTTATAAATGAAAATATTCCCATAATGCTGATTACTAAGTTAGTGAATAGAAAAATACGAAAGGAAATTTATATTTCATATACTTCAACTCCTAAATTTTTGTTAGATTTTTCCTACTGATTAAAAGTCAAACAAAAACCGCAGACTACAATAAAATTGTGAGTCTGCGGTTTTCAAACTAAATAACCAACCAAAAACTAAGAAAATCCATCTTCTTTAAAAAGAAGGACTCGTCGTCTATAAGACAACGCAAAAACAATCAGGGAATTGCCAACTCCAAAATTTAAATATGTTAAAGTTTTTTCGCTGTTTTTTTGATTAATCCTCAGGAAAGTGCTTTATAATATCGGTCTCTTTAGATATACTAGAAAATTGTTTATTTTTGAATTACAGAAAACCAACCTATGGATAATTCTCCAAAATTTGCCGTGATTGGCGGAGGTAGCTGGGCTACCGCAATCGTAAAAATGTTAAGTGAAAATCTAAGTACCATTCATTGGTATATGCGTAGCACTTACGCCATAGAGCATATTAGAAAGCAGGATCATAATCCTAATTACCTGAGCTCGGTAGAATTTGATGTAAATCAATTAGAACTAAGCAATGATCTTAATAAAACAATTGCAGCTGCCGATTATATTATTTTCGCTATCCCCTCGGCGTTTTTAAAGCGTGAATTAGATGCTTTAACGGTTTCGCTAGAGGATAAGGTTATCTTCTCAGCAATTAAAGGAATTGTGCCGGAAAGCAGCCTTATTGTAGGCGAACATTTTGAAGAATACCATCACGTGCCCGCCGATAATATTGGAGTAATTACAGGCCCTTGTCACGCTGAAGAAGTAGCCCTGGAAAGACTTTCCTACCTTACCATTGCCTGTACCGATGAGGAAAAGGCAAAAGTTGTGGCGAAAAACCTGGAGAGTGAATACATTAAATGCAAAATAAGCGATGATGTAACAGGAACCGAATATGCAGCAATGCTTAAGAATATCTACGCTATAGCCGCCGGAATTGCACACGGACTAGGATATGGAGACAACTTCCAGAGTGTGTTAATGAGTAACGCTATTAAGGAAATGAAGCGTTTTATCAAAAAAGTGCATAAGATGAAGCGTAACATCAATGATTCAGCTTACCTGGGAGATCTATTAGTAACAGGATATTCAGTATTTAGCCGAAACCGTATGTTTGGAAATATGATTGGTAAAGGCTACACCGTAAAAAGCGCTCAAATGGAAATGAGTATGGTTGCCGAAGGTTATTATGCTACCGAAAGTGCCTATAAAATAAATAAAGATAAAGGCGCCAAAACCCCAATAATCAATGCTGTTTATGGAATTCTTTATGAAGGGAAAAATCCGAAAAAGGTGATTAATAAACTTGCAGAAAAGCTTACCTAAGTTAATTATTCAGCTAAAACTCCTTTATTAGGAATAATTGGAATTTCACGTAAAGCTTTTTCATTTATGCTGTTTTTTCTGAATAAATAATTCTTTTCATACATCTTACCTTCAGCGAAGAAAGTAACCTGAAATTGGTTATTTAGCGCAAGCACTTCTTCCTGAATAAATTCAATTTTCGCGAAAGATTTAGAATGAAGCTTTTCAAGCTTATGGCGTATGGTAGAAGTTTCCTTTTCTTTATTGTAACCCTTACTTACAATTAAAGCCATTTCAATAGTTTCATCGCTATCATTAATGAGATAAGCGGTCCACTCATCTACCTTAAAAGACTCGTTGTAAACCTTCACAGCCGCAACATAAACGTTGTTAACTTCTGGAATGTCAATATCTTTCCTCACTAATCTTCAATCTTATTTTTAGCCCATTTAAACATTCCCCAAAGGACAAGTGCAGCAATACCTAATAAAATAGCTCCTAGGGCAAATTCAATAATTTCTACTGCAATTAAAATAATAATTACTGCCAGTGCCAAAATACCAAAAACAACTAATCCAATTTTTTTCATAAGTCAATTATTTAATGATCCGGCTTTTGGCCAGGCTAATTAGTTAAAACGAAGATTTAAACTGCTCTAGAAATCTTAGATCGTTCTCATAGAACATTCTAATATCTCCAATTTGGTATAATAACATCGCAATACGCTCTATTCCCATCCCAAAGGCAAAACCTGAATATTCAGTAGGATCAATATTACAATTTCTAAGCACATTAGGATCTACCATCCCACAGCCCATTATTTCAAGCCACCCGGTTCCTTTTGTTATTCGGTAATCGGTTTCAGTTTCCAGACCCCAGTAAATATCAACTTCAGCACTTGGCTCGGTAAACGGAAAATAAGAAGGTCTAAGCCTTATTTTAGATTTTCCAAATAACTGTTTTGTAAAGTAAAGCAAAGTTTGTTTAAGGTCTGCAAAACTGACATTCTTATCAATATAAAGTCCTTCTACCTGGTGGAAAATACAATGGGAACGCGCAGAAATTGCTTCATTTCTAAAAACCCTTCCTGGAGAAATTGTTCTAATTGGCGGTTTGTTATTTTCCATATACCGCACCTGTACCGAAGAAGTATGGGTACGCAATAAAATGTCGGGATCTGTCTGAATGAAAAAGGTATCCTGCATATCTCTCGCCGGGTGATATTCCGGCAGATTAAGGGCAGTAAAATTATGCCAGTCGTCTTCCATTTCCGGGCCTTCAGAAACATTGAAACCAATGTTAGAAAAGATCTCGATAATCTGGTTTTTCACGATAGAAATAGGATGACGTGAACCAATCTCGATTGGTTCTCCCGGTCTTGAAAGGTCGCCATAAATTCCTTTTTCTTCCTGTTTACTTTCCAGGTTTTCTTTAAGTTCAGCAACTTTTGCTTCAGAAGCTTTTTTTAGTGAATTCACCGCCTGCCCGAACTCCTTTTTCTGCTCGTTAGGCACTTCTTTAAAAGAAGCGAAGAAATCGTTTAAAATTCCTTTTTTACCAAGATATTTTATTCTAAAGGCTTCTACTTCTTTAGCCGATTCGGTTTTAAAAGCTTCTACTTCAGCTATATGTTGCTTAATTTTATCTATCATGAGATCCTTTTCTTTTCAAAAGGGCAAATTTAGTAAAAATGTAGTTTTAGGCAGCACGTGGCGCCTTTAATCTATGTATTGGTTATTTATAAAATAATTTACAATGGCCTCTTTCATTAAAACCGATTGTTCGCCCGCTTTAAGCGTTGGTAATTGCTCTAAAATCTTATAATGCGGCCAGCCATCATCATCAAAATAATCAAATTCATAATACCCGTAAGGTTCCAGCAAACGGCAAATGGCAATATGCATTAGATCTATTTTATGGTCTTTCTTAAATTTTTTGTGAGGCTGCCCTAATTCCTGAATACCAATTACATAAATTATCGCATCCAGATCCATTGATTCTCCATCGGCAAACTGGTTAGAAAGTTTTTTTTGCAAACCTTCCCATCTGCCTTTCAAATTTTCGTCTCGTGTCATGCTGCAAAGATAAGATCTTACTTGTTGAATTTAGTTTATACAAGATCGAAATATAAATTCGTTTTGATTAAATTTTTTCAATTTAAATTCCCTGGGAACTTGGCAAAGAGATTTTATTATATTTGAATCATGAATACAGTAGATATCGTCCTGGCCTTAATTCTGCTTTACGGACTTGTTAGGGGGTTTTTTAGAGGACTTTTGGCCGAAGTTGCATCCCTGGTAGGTTTTGTAGCCGGT contains the following coding sequences:
- a CDS encoding thioesterase family protein translates to MYTKEFEIRWSDIDANRHLANTAYVNFMSHTRMAFLMENGFGQKELAKNNIGPVVFYEHIYYFKEVFAGKPIKVTLQLKGLAEDGMYFEFLHNFYDEKGRNFASCEMMGAWIDLKERKLTKLPKVLRDNLDSLSHTDDFKILSKEDTRKFGKRPQHMEPEKLGF
- a CDS encoding YheT family hydrolase, with protein sequence MPLIKTKYKAPAFFRNAHISSIYAATLRKVDFSFICQNRIELSDGDFLDLERSFYSPQNNKIIILLHGLAGNANRPYMLGMAKKFKAKGWDVASMNFRSCSGEMNRLYRSYHAGAIEDLEAIIAHLQRENKYSEIGLVGFSLGGNLMMKYLGEQNNIPSEIKSAVAISTPCDLGASLKELDKTHNFLYSKRFIKNLKKELQLRQTHFPSEISKEEITQCNSLLAIDELYTSKAHGFKNASDYYKKCSCIGFLPNIKIPTLLLNAKNDSFLSPNSYPVELAKNSKFLHLEIPKHGGHVGFIQHKNAYYQEERTLEFITQERSRILESIK
- a CDS encoding YicC/YloC family endoribonuclease, with product MIQSMTGFGKSITQLPSKKVTVEIKSLNSKNLDVNARIPSQYREKELQLRNTISKSLTRGKVDFSLFVEITGEETTASVNRGVVKNYMQQLKSIVEGDETELLKMAVRMPDAVTTEREEIDESEFKAIETAVIEALEEITQFRKDEGEALEKDLKLRVNNIEALLKQVIRIDPERVDAVKERLRKGVADLKENVDENRFEQELVYYIEKFDITEEKVRLENHLAYFNESINSPDSNGRKLGFISQEMGREINTIGSKSNYAPMQQLVVQMKDELEKIKEQLLNVL
- the gmk gene encoding guanylate kinase; translation: MSDGKLIVFSAPSGSGKTTIVQHLLKHKELNLEFSTSATSRAPRGEEKDGQHYYFLSLEDFKKKIKNDEFLEWEEVYRDNFYGTLKSEVERIWSHGKNVIFDIDVVGGLDIKNIYPEKTLAVFVKPPSIEELKIRLKKRKTETDDKISMRVAKASIELATAPQFDFIIENHHLDTALQEAYDLVASYLGAEKKNDIS
- the nadD gene encoding nicotinate (nicotinamide) nucleotide adenylyltransferase, coding for MNRKVGLFFGTFNPIHIGHLIIANHMAEFSDLDEVWLVVTPHNPHKNKNTLLENHHRLEMVYKACEGYEHLKPSNAEFSLPQPNYTSTTLVHLQEKYPTNEFCPIMGEDNLKTFHKWKNYEVILENYEIYVYPRISGGKVENEFKDHLKIKRVAAPVVEISSTFIRKSVKEGKFIKPMLPDAVWEYIKLMNFFK
- the lysM gene encoding peptidoglycan-binding protein LysM yields the protein MGIFSFIKDAGEKLFGKDKEKEEENIEITEAKKEIIRKENAKASQRLLDTIKGLGLTVENPVIDIEGNTAIIYGLADTQAVREKIVLVVGNSEGIAKVDDRLAVKIESPEAGFHTVERGENLSKIAKEHYGDANKYTMIFEANKPMLKDPDRIYPGQVLRIPRLEQK
- a CDS encoding NAD(P)H-dependent glycerol-3-phosphate dehydrogenase, which encodes MDNSPKFAVIGGGSWATAIVKMLSENLSTIHWYMRSTYAIEHIRKQDHNPNYLSSVEFDVNQLELSNDLNKTIAAADYIIFAIPSAFLKRELDALTVSLEDKVIFSAIKGIVPESSLIVGEHFEEYHHVPADNIGVITGPCHAEEVALERLSYLTIACTDEEKAKVVAKNLESEYIKCKISDDVTGTEYAAMLKNIYAIAAGIAHGLGYGDNFQSVLMSNAIKEMKRFIKKVHKMKRNINDSAYLGDLLVTGYSVFSRNRMFGNMIGKGYTVKSAQMEMSMVAEGYYATESAYKINKDKGAKTPIINAVYGILYEGKNPKKVINKLAEKLT
- the pheS gene encoding phenylalanine--tRNA ligase subunit alpha → MIDKIKQHIAEVEAFKTESAKEVEAFRIKYLGKKGILNDFFASFKEVPNEQKKEFGQAVNSLKKASEAKVAELKENLESKQEEKGIYGDLSRPGEPIEIGSRHPISIVKNQIIEIFSNIGFNVSEGPEMEDDWHNFTALNLPEYHPARDMQDTFFIQTDPDILLRTHTSSVQVRYMENNKPPIRTISPGRVFRNEAISARSHCIFHQVEGLYIDKNVSFADLKQTLLYFTKQLFGKSKIRLRPSYFPFTEPSAEVDIYWGLETETDYRITKGTGWLEIMGCGMVDPNVLRNCNIDPTEYSGFAFGMGIERIAMLLYQIGDIRMFYENDLRFLEQFKSSF